One window from the genome of Kluyveromyces marxianus DMKU3-1042 DNA, complete genome, chromosome 3 encodes:
- the DNF1 gene encoding aminophospholipid-translocating P4-type ATPase DNF1 — translation MSKKGKGSEKFPDRLHDDSSPDSPFNDKFMFEEGQRFQGNQDGSGGSSSPEGKLQGRHTSILKNGHGDHHLRLPSKKKNNHRISFGDGIRGDDGEGPEGFDGLKNDEFEEVSFEGDQWSFDNTPNIKQGEFGDNIKEEEEEEEEDIGTGTSDSSNSKRVKRMRWGTKRDKSGKPSMGRAKTLRWTKKNFHNPFSDDASPNSEQDSSEDERDENYDSSHRQHERRTIYYNLPLPQELLDEDGHSIINYPRNKIRTTKYTPLTFFPKNIAFQFKNVANVYFLILIILGFFQIFGVSNPGLATVPLIVIVVITAIKDAIEDSRRTILDMEVNNTPTHILKGVENPNVSNDKVSAWRKFKKANTRLLFRFIDFCKENFTAEGKKKRAQRKRHEMHQKMRQSKTPRNSLDSVGSYRNSMESDFAGDLTTQDKDELCILDPSLPPLPDCKFAKDYWKSVSVGDIVRVHNNDEIPADIILLSSSDSDGACYVETKNLDGETNLKVRQSLKCAHMIRNSRDITRTKFTVESEGPHANLYSYQGNLKWTDRETGIEKNEPININNLLLRGCTLRNTKWAMGIVIFTGPDTKIMLNSGVTPTKKSRISRDLNVSVFYNFTLLFILCIAAAVVNGVYYRESNTSRNSFEMGSIGGSPAVNGIVSFFVAVILYQSVVPISLYISIEIIKTIQALFIYGDVSLYNERLDYPCTPKSWTISDDLGQIEYIFSDKTGTLTQNVMEVKKCTINGVSYGRAYTEALAGLRKRQGIDVEEESAREKQGIIEDKEQMITELKELAPNPQLRPENVTFVSKEFVQDLKGASGPEQKKCNENFMLALALCHSVLVEPSKDDPEILDIKAQSPDEAALVGTARDLGFSFIGKTKTGLVVDVQGVKKEYRLLNVLEFNSTRKRMSCIIKIPSENPNEEPKALLICKGADSIIYSRLSKNNDVKLLERTALQLEQYATEGLRTLCIAQRELTWKEYEEWNKKHAIASADLGNREDEMEKMADQIERELTLLGGTAIEDRLQDGVPDSIAILAEAGIKLWVLTGDKVETAINIGFSCNLLNNDMELLVIKASGDDVENYGDSRAEIVRNLILKYLHEKFNMKGSVEELAEAKKIHEPPKGNYGVVIDGDALKLALNTEDVRREFLLLCKRCKAVLCCRVSPAQKAAVVKLVKNTLDVMTLAIGDGSNDVAMIQSADIGIGIAGEEGRQAVMSSDYAIGQFRYLSRLVLVHGRWSYKRMAEMVPLFFYKNVIFTLSLFWYGIYNNYDGSYLFEFTYLTLFNLAFTSLPVIFLGVLDQDVNDVVSLVVPQLYRSGILRSEWNRKKFFLYLFDGIYQSVICFFFPYLCYYKTGMVAKNGLALDHRYWVGIFVAHIAVLSGNLYVLLHQYRWDWLSTLFIALSCLCIFAWTGIWSSSTNSAEFFKSGAHVYGQPIFWAALFVGVLFCLLPRFAIDIFLRTYRPKDVDIIRECWKRGDFDHYPEGYDPTDPNRPKIKKVDPLYNKDLEFVQVSTESIRTEEIQLEEFYNRSSENPGSFPHNRHNRGESVRSSLDVTRDEMRNSHQLDNRYSVERARLSLDLPGVTRASTLLNGHD, via the coding sequence ATGAGTAAAAAGGGAAAAGGTTCGGAAAAGTTTCCGGACAGGCTGCACGACGATAGTTCACCAGACTCTCCATTCAACGACAAGTTTATGTTTGAGGAGGGACAGAGGTTCCAGGGGAACCAGGATGGTagtggtggtagtagtagccCGGAGGGTAAACTCCAGGGCCGACATACTtcgattttgaagaatgggCACGGGGACCACCACTTACGATTACcatcgaagaagaagaacaaccaCCGGATTTCGTTTGGCGATGGTATCAGAGGCGATGATGGCGAAGGGCCGGAGGGGTTCGATGGACTGAAGAATGATGAATTCGAGGAGGTGAGTTTTGAAGGCGACCAGTGGTCTTTTGACAACACACCTAATATTAAACAAGGCGAATTTGGCGATAATATCaaagaggaggaagaagaagaagaagaagatattggTACAGGTACCTCTGATTCAAGTAATTCCAAGCGTGTCAAACGTATGCGTTGGGGTACCAAGAGAGATAAATCGGGTAAACCATCTATGGGAAGAGCCAAGACGCTTCGCTGGACTAAGAAGAACTTCCATAACCCATTCTCGGATGATGCTAGCCCCAACTCAGAACAGGACAGCTCTGAAGATGAGAGGGACGAAAATTACGACAGCTCCCATAGACAGCACGAGAGAAGAACCATTTATTATAACCTTCCATTGCCTCAGGAACTACTCGATGAGGACGGCCATTCCATCATAAATTACCCTCGTAATAAGATTAGAACTACAAAGTACACCCCGTTGACTTTCTTCCCGAAGAATATCGCTTTCCAATTCAAGAATGTGGCTAACGTAtactttttgattttgattattctaggtttctttcaaatctttgGTGTGTCAAACCCGGGTTTGGCAACAGTGCCATtgattgttattgttgtgATTACTGCTATTAAGGATGCTATTGAAGATTCTCGTAGAACTATTTTGGATATGGAAGTTAATAACACCCCAACACATATCTTGAAGGGAGTGGAAAACCCAAATGTCTCAAATGATAAAGTCTCAGCATGGAGAAAATTCAAAAAGGCAAACACAAGACTGCTCTTCCGTTTCATTGATTTCTGTAAAGAAAACTTCACGGCTGAGGGTAAGAAAAAACGTGCCCAAAGGAAACGTCATGAGATGCATCAAAAAATGAGACAATCAAAAACTCCAAGGAACTCTCTAGATTCTGTTGGCTCTTACAGAAACTCAATGGAATCCGATTTCGCTGGTGACTTAACAACTCAAGACAAGGATGAACTGTGCATCTTGGATCCATCATTACCACCTTTACCTGATTGTAAGTTTGCCAAAGATTATTGGAAGAGTGTCAGTGTCGGAGATATCGTTAGAGTTCATAACAATGACGAAATCCCAGCTGATATCATTTtactttcttcatctgatTCAGATGGTGCTTGTTACGTCGAGACTAAAAACTTGGATGGTGAGACTAACTTGAAAGTTCGTCAATCTTTGAAGTGCGCTCACATGATCAGAAACTCTCGCGATATCACGAGAACGAAATTCACGGTCGAAAGTGAGGGTCCTCATGCCAACTTGTACTCTTATCAAGGTAATTTGAAATGGACCGATAGAGAAACAGGTATTGAGAAGAATGAACCTATTAATATCAACAACTTGCTTTTGCGTGGTTGCACTTTAAGAAACACAAAGTGGGCAATGggtattgttattttcaCAGGTCCTGATACCAAAATTATGTTAAACTCTGGTGTGACCCcaacaaaaaaatctaGAATATCTAGGGATTTGAatgtttctgttttctaCAATTTCACATTGTTATTCATCCTTTGTATTGCTGCAGCTGTTGTTAACGGTGTATACTACCGAGAATCCAATACGTCAAGAAATTCTTTCGAAATGGGTAGTATTGGTGGCTCTCCAGCTGTAAATGGTATTGTATCTTTCTTTGTCGCTGTTATTTTGTATCAATCTGTTGTCCCCATATCATTGTACATTTCTATTGAAATtataaaaacaatacaGGCTTTATTCATATACGGTGATGTCTCCTTGTACAACGAACGTTTAGATTATCCATGTACACCAAAATCCTGGACAATATCTGACGATTTGGGGCAAATCGAATATATTTTCTCTGATAAGACTGGTACTTTAACTCAGAATGTCATGGAAGTGAAGAAGTGTACTATAAATGGTGTTTCATATGGTAGAGCATATACTGAAGCTTTGGCCGGTCTCCGTAAGAGACAAGGTATAGATGTCGAAGAAGAGTCTGCTAGGGAAAAACAGGGAATCATCGAAGATAAGGAACAAATGATTACcgaattgaaagaattggCACCTAACCCTCAACTACGCCCAGAAAACGTTACATTCGTTAGTAAAGAGTTTGTTCAGGATCTCAAGGGAGCAAGTGGCCCAGAACAGAAGAAATGCAATGAGAATTTCATGTTAGCATTAGCCCTATGTCATTCCGTTTTAGTCGAACCTAGCAAAGACGATCCTGAGATTCTTGATATCAAAGCTCAATCTCCAGATGAGGCTGCCCTTGTAGGAACAGCAAGAGATTTGGGTTTCAGTTTCATTggaaaaacgaaaactGGTTTAGTGGTTGATGTTCAGGGTGTTAAGAAGGAATATAGACTGCTCAATGTTTTGGAGTTCAACTCAACGAGAAAAAGAATGTCGTGTATCATTAAGATTCCTTCTGAAAATCCAAACGAAGAACCTAAAGCTCTTCTAATATGTAAAGGTGCGGACTCGATTATTTATTCTAGGTTGAGTAAGAATAATGATGTTAAACTATTGGAGAGAACTGCTTTGCAATTAGAGCAGTATGCCACCGAAGGTTTAAGAACATTATGCATAGCACAAAGAGAACTTACCTGGaaagaatatgaagaaTGGAACAAGAAGCATGCGATCGCATCTGCTGATCTCGGTAACCGTGAGgatgaaatggaaaaaatgGCTGATCAAATTGAGCGTGAGCTAACATTGCTTGGTGGTACTGCTATTGAAGATCGTTTGCAAGACGGTGTTCCAGACTCTATTGCTATCCTTGCTGAAGCTGGTATCAAATTGTGGGTTTTGACTGGTGATAAAGTCGAGACTGCTATCAACATCGGTTTCTCTTGTAATTTACTAAACAATGATATGGAATTATTAGTTATTAAGGCTTCCGGAGACGACGTAGAGAATTATGGTGATAGTCGCGCTGAAATTGTTAGAAATTTAATCTTGAAGTACTTACACGAGAAATTCAACATGAAGGgttctgttgaagaattggcAGAAGCCAAGAAAATTCATGAACCACCAAAGGGAAATTATGGTGTTGTTATTGACGGTGATGCTCTAAAACTTGCCTTGAACACAGAAGACGtaagaagagaattttTGCTCTTATGTAAGCGTTGTAAGGCTGTTCTATGTTGTAGAGTGTCACCTGCACAAAAGGCCGCAGTTGTGAAGTTGGTGAAAAACACTCTAGATGTGATGACTCTTGCTATTGGTGATGGTTCTAATGATGTTGCAATGATTCAATCAGCCGatattggtattggtattgcAGGTGAAGAAGGTAGACAAGCCGTTATGTCTTCAGATTATGCTATTGGTCAGTTCAGGTATTTATCGAGATTAGTGCTCGTTCATGGTAGATGGTCATACAAGAGAATGGCTGAAATGGTTCCTCTATTTTTCTACAAGAATGTTATCTTCACACTCTCATTGTTTTGGTATGGTATTTACAACAACTACGATGGTTCATACTTGTTTGAATTCACCTATTTGACGTTGTTTAACTTGGCATTTACCTCTTTACCAGTCATCTTTTTAGGTGTCTTAGACCAAGACGTCAACGATGTTGTTTCATTAGTCGTACCTCAGTTGTATCGTTCTGGTATTCTCAGATCTGAATGGAacagaaagaagtttttCTTATACTTATTTGATGGTATTTACCAATCCGtcatttgtttcttcttcccttaCTTATGCTATTACAAGACAGGTATGGTTGCTAAGAATGGGTTAGCTCTCGACCATAGATATTGGGTTGGTATATTTGTTGCTCATATTGCGGTTCTTTCCGGTAACCTTTATGTTCTTCTACACCAGTACCGCTGGGATTGGCTCTCAACCTTGTTTATTGCCTTGTCTTGTCTGTGTATCTTTGCATGGACTGGTATCTGGTCGAGTTCGACCAACTCTGCCGAGTTCTTCAAGAGTGGTGCGCATGTATACGGTCAACCTATATTCTGGGCTGCATTGTTCGTTGGTGTTCTGTTCTGCTTACTTCCTAGATTCGcaattgatatatttttgaGAACCTACAGACCCAAGGATGTGGATATCATTCGGGAATGTTGGAAACGTGGTGACTTCGACCATTACCCAGAAGGATACGATCCAACAGACCCTAACAGGCCcaaaatcaagaaggttGATCCATTGTACAATAAAGATCTGGAATTTGTCCAGGTATCCACAGAGAGTATACGCACGGAAGAAATCCAGTTGGAAGAATTTTACAACCGTAGTTCGGAAAACCCAGGCAGTTTCCCCCACAACAGGCATAATAGAGGAGAATCGGTTCGTTCGTCCTTAGACGTCACAAGAGATGAAATGAGAAACTCTCACCAATTGGACAACAGATACTCTGTAGAACGCGCGCGTCTCTCTTTGGACCTACCAGGTGTCACAAGAGCGTCTACATTACTAAACGGTCATGATTAA
- the UBC13 gene encoding E2 ubiquitin-conjugating protein UBC13, whose amino-acid sequence MAALPKRIIKETERLVSDPVPGITAEPHEDNLRYFQVTIEGPQQSPYENGIFKLELFLPDDYPMEAPKVRFLTKIYHPNIDRLGRICLDVLKNNWSPALQIRTVLLSVQALLASPNPNDPLANDVAEEWIKHEDSAIAKAKEWTKLYATPTETAGEASSD is encoded by the coding sequence ATGGCAGCCCTTCCAAAAAGAATCATCAAAGAGACAGAAAGATTGGTAAGCGACCCAGTGCCTGGTATCACGGCAGAACCACACGAAGATAACTTACGCTACTTCCAAGTGACCATAGAGGGCCCCCAACAAAGCCCATACGAAAACGGTATCTTCAAGCTCGAATTATTCTTGCCCGATGATTATCCAATGGAAGCTCCAAAGGTAAGGTTCTTGACCAAGATATACCACCCAAACATCGACAGATTGGGCAGAATATGTCTCGACGTGTTAAAAAACAACTGGTCCCCGGCTTTACAGATCAGAACCGTTCTTTTGTCCGTCCAGGCCTTGCTTGCGTCCCCGAATCCGAACGACCCTCTAGCCAATGACGTGGCTGAGGAGTGGATCAAACACGAAGATAGCGCGATTGCAAAGGCAAAAGAATGGACCAAACTATACGCAACGCCAACTGAAACCGCAGGCGAAGCATCATCCGACTGA
- the PAB1 gene encoding polyadenylate-binding protein, whose amino-acid sequence MSDITDKTAEQLEQLKISGDQPAQSGSAPSTSASESEVSSVSKVENNNASLYVGELDPNITEALLYDVFSPMGPISSIRVCRDAVTKASLGYAYVNYTDYESGKKAIEELNYAEINGRPCRIMWSERDPSVRKKGSGNIFIKNLHPAIDNKALHETFSTFGEVLSCKVALDENGNSRGFGFVHFKNESDAKDAIEAVNGMLMNGLEVYVAMHVPKKDRISKLEEAKANYTNVYVKNIDQETTDEEFEQLFSQYGEIVSAALEKDAEGKPKGFGFVNFASHDSAVKAVEELNGKEFKSQTLYVGRAQKKYERAEELKKQYEQYRLEKLAKFQGVNLFIKNLDDSIDDEKLREEFAPYGTITSAKVMRDQEGNSKGFGFVCFSSPEEATQAMTEKNQQIVAGKPLYVAIAQRRDVRRSQLAQQIQARNQIRFQQQQQQAAAAAAGMPGQYMPQMFYGVMAPRGFPGPNPNMNGPMGAAIPKNGMVPPPQQFAGRMNAPMYQGMPPQNQFPRHQQQHYIQQQKQRQALGEQLYKKVSAKIEDENAAGKITGMILDLPPQQVIQLLDNDEQFEQQFQEALAAYENFKKEQEAQA is encoded by the coding sequence atgTCTGATATTACTGATAAAACTGCGGAGcaattggaacaattgaagATCAGCGGTGATCAACCTGCCCAATCGGGTAGCGCTCCATCCACCTCTGCTTCTGAAAGTGAAGTCTCCTCTGTCTCCAAGGTCGAGAACAACAACGCTTCTTTGTACGTTGGTGAATTGGATCCAAACATCACTGAAGCTTTGTTGTACGATGTTTTCTCCCCAATGGGTCCAATCTCCTCGATCCGTGTTTGTCGTGATGCCGTCACTAAGGCTTCCCTAGGATACGCTTATGTCAACTACACTGACTACGAATCCGGTAAGAAGGCCATTGAAGAGTTGAACTACGCTGAAATCAACGGTAGACCATGCAGAATTATGTGGTCTGAACGTGACCCATCTGTTAGAAAGAAGGGTTCCGGTAacattttcatcaaaaaCTTGCATCCAGCCATTGACAACAAGGCTTTGCACGAAACTTTCTCCACCTTTGGTGAAGTTTTGTCCTGTAAGGTCGCTTTGGATGAAAACGGAAACTCCAGAGGCTTTGGTTTCGTCCACTTCAAGAATGAATCTGATGCTAAGGATGCTATCGAAGCTGTCAATGGTATGTTGATGAACGGTTTGGAAGTCTACGTTGCTATGCACGTTCCAAAGAAGGACCGTATCTCTAAGCTAGAAGAAGCTAAGGCTAACTACACCAACGTTTACGTCAAGAACATTGACCAAGAAACTACCgatgaagaattcgaaCAATTGTTCAGCCAATACGGTGAAATTGTTTCTGCCGCTTTGGAAAAGGATGCTGAAGGTAAGCCAAAGGGTTTCGGTTTCGTTAACTTTGCTTCCCACGATTCCGCTGTCAAGGCTGTCGAAGAATTGAACGGTAAGGAATTCAAGTCTCAAACTCTATACGTTGGTAGAGCTCAAAAGAAGTACGAGCGTGCCGAAGAACTAAAGAAGCAATACGAACAATACCGTTTGGAAAAGCTTGCCAAGTTCCAAGGTGTCAACTTGTTCATCAAGAACTTGGATGACTCCATTGATGACGAAAAGTTGAGAGAGGAATTTGCTCCATATGGTACCATCACCTCTGCTAAGGTTATGAGAGACCAAGAAGGTAACTCCAAGGGTTTCGGTTTCGtttgtttctcttcccCAGAAGAAGCTACTCAAGCTATGACTGAAAAGAACCAACAAATCGTTGCTGGTAAGCCATTGTACGTTGCTATTGCTCAAAGAAGGGACGTCAGAAGATCCCAATTGGCTCAACAAATTCAAGCCAGAAACCAAATCAgattccaacaacaacagcaacaagctgctgccgctgctgctggtatGCCTGGTCAATACATGCCACAAATGTTCTACGGTGTTATGGCTCCAAGAGGTTTCCCTGGTCCAAACCCTAACATGAACGGCCCAATGGGTGCTGCTATCCCAAAGAACGGTATGGTTCCTCCTCCACAACAATTTGCTGGTAGAATGAACGCTCCAATGTACCAAGGTATGCCACCTCAAAACCAGTTCCCAagacatcaacaacagcattacatccaacaacaaaagcaAAGACAAGCTTTGGGTGAACAATTGTACAAGAAGGTCAGTGCCAAGATCGAAGATGAAAATGCTGCTGGTAAAATCACCGGTATGATCTTGGATCTACCACCACAACAAGTCATCCAATTGTTGGACAACGATGAACAATTCGAAcaacaattccaagaaGCTTTGGCTGCTTAcgaaaacttcaagaaggaacaagaagctCAAGCTTAA